In Corynebacterium frankenforstense DSM 45800, the DNA window CCTATATGTCGTGGGCCACATCTTCGCATGCCTAATAACTCATGTCATGTGTTTGGGAAACATATTTGTTCCTGCCCCTCCTTCCCCGGCGGCCGCTTCCCCACTAACAGCCGTTCGCAACATGCGCCTCACCAGTAACAACAGCGCAGATGCCCCCTCCCCTGTCGCCGCACCCCCGACGCGTAAAAAATTTGGCCGCGCACTCGCCGTAAGCCACGGAAAACACCGGCGCCGGCGGGCAGAAACACGACTCCCCCGCCCTTCCGCAGCGCACGAAAAAACGCGCCACCCGGAGGTGGCGCGCCTCGTCGAACCCGCGGGACGTCGTCAATCGGACGGCGCCCGCGGGGCCGACACCATCGCCGGCACCGGCACAAGCGCCTGCGCCGACACCATCGCCGGCGCCGGCACCGGAACCGGGGCTTAAGCCTCCGGCTTGACCAGCGGGAAGAGCACGGTCTCGCGGATGCCCAGGCCGGTCAGGGCCATCAGCAGGCGGTCGATGCCCATGCCGTTGCCGGAGGTCGGCGGCATGCCCTGCTCCATGGCGGCCAGGAAGTCCTCGTCGAGGCGCATCGCCTCGTCGTCGCCGGCGGCGGCCAGGCGGGCCTGGTCCTCGAAGCGCTCGCGCTGAATGACCGGGTCGACGAGCTCGGAGTAGCCGGTGGCCAGCTCGAAGCCGCGGACGTAGAGGTCCCACTTCTCGGTCACGCGCGGCTTGGAGCGGTGGTCGCGGGTCAGCGGCGAGGTCTCGACCGGGAAGTCCTTGACGAAGGTCGGCTCGTAGAGCTGGTCGGAGCACAGGTGCTCCCAGATCTCCTCGACGAACTTGCCGTGGCCCCAGCCGCCGTTCTCCGGCCACTCCAGGCCGATCGCGTCGGCGATCTCGCGCAGTTCCTCGACGGTGGAGTCGACGGTGACCTCGGGCTGGCCGGGGAACTTGCGGGCCAGCGCCTCGTTGAGCGAGGGGTACATCTCGAGGACCTTCCACTCGCCGCCGAAGTCGTACTCGGTGCCGTCGGCCAGGGTGACCTTCTCGGTGCCGAAGACGGCGCGGGCCACGGACTGGATCAGGCCCTTGATCAGCTTCGCGCCGGTCTCGTAGGTGCCGTAGGCCTGGTAGGTCTCCAGCATCGCGAACTCCGGGGAGTGCGAGGAGTCCACGCCCTCGTTGCGGAAGTTGCGGTTGACCTCGAAGACGCGCTCGATGCCGCCGACCACGCAGCGCTTGAGGTAGAGCTCCGGGGCGATGCGCAGGTAGAGGTCGATGTCCAGCGCGTTGGAGTGGGTGACGAAGGGGCGGGCGGCCGCGCCGCCGTGCAGGGTCTGCAGCATCGGGGTCTCGACCTCGAGGAAGCCCTCGCCCTCGAGGTAGTCGCGCAGCGCGCGCATGACCTTGATGCGGGTCAGGGCGTTCCGGCGGGCGGCCTCGCGCATGATCAGGTCGGTGTAGCGGTGGCGCACGCGGGTGTCCTCGGCCATCTCGGCGAAGGAGACCGGCAGCGGGCGCAGCGCCTTGGACGCCATCTGCCAGGCGGTGGCCATCACGGAGAGCTCACCGCGGCGGGAGGCGACCACGCGGCCGGTAACCGAGATGAAGTCGCCGAGGTCCGCGTCGGCCTTCCAGGCGTCGAGGGCGTCCTTGCCCACCTCGGCCAGCGAGAGCATGGCCTGGATCTGGGTGCCGTCGCCCTCCTGGAGGGTGGCGAAGCACAGCTTGCCGGTGTTGCGCATGAACATCAGGCGCCCGACCAGGGAGACGACCTCGTCGGTCTCCTCGCCGGGGGCGAGCTCGACGACGCCCTCGGCGCCGGTCTTCTCCTCGTCGGCCCCCAGCACGCGGTAGCGCTCGCGCACCTCGCGGATGCTGCCGGTGCGGGCGACCTCCACCGGGTAGGCCTCGGTGCCCTCGGACAGCAGGCGGGCGCGCTTCTCCCGGCGGACTCGCTGCTGCTCGGGCAGGTCAGAGCCGCCCTCGGCGGCGACGTTCTTGGGGTCCTTTGCGTCAGTCACGTCTCCACAGCGTAGTGGACCGCTCCGCAGGACTCGCAGCCGGACTCTCGCGCGTGCCCGGGGGACGCCTCGTGCGCGCCCACGGCGGGCCGGCGCGGCGCCCGCGGCGGGCCGGCGCGACGCCCGCGGCGGGCCGGCGCGACGCCCGCGGCGGCTAGCCGGACTGCTCGGCCAGCCCGCGGAAGCCCACGCCGAGCGGCACGCCGACGTTGTCGGTCAGGCGCACCTCGCCGAAGCGCGCGGCGACCAGCAGGCGCGCATCCCCCTCGGCCGGCGGCTCGCCGAGCAGGTGGGAGCGCAGCTCGAGGTACTCCGGCTCCACGCCGGCCGCCTTCAGGACCGCCCCGGCGGTCTCCAGCACGGCCTCGGCACCGTCCTCGGCGACGTGCGCGCCGGCGGTCAGCGCCGCCGAAAGGGCGATGGCGCGCTCGCGCATCTCAGGCGGGACCTGCGCGTTGCGCAACGAGAGCGCCAGGCCGTCGGGCATGCGCACCGTGGGAAAGCCGTGCACGTGCACGGGCAGGTGCAGGTCGGTCACGGCGTGCTGAACGTCGACGAGCAGCTCATAGTCCTTCTCGCCGATAAAGACGTCGGTGGCCTGGCTGGCGCCCAGCAGCGCGAGGATGCGGGTCAGCTCCCGGCCGCGCTCCCCGACGGGCTCGAGCCCCCGGTCGACGGGCAGCACACGGGTGCGCCCGGTAAGTGCCGGGTCGTCGGCCGGCAGGTGGAAGACGGCGTCGGCGCCGCAGGCGGCGAGCCGGGCGCGCAGGTCCGGCGTCTCTGTTTCGCTTGCCGACGTCCCGGGCTCGGCGTCGAGCGCCGCCTCACCGTCGACTGCGACGACGGTGACGGCGCCGCGCAGGCGGTGGGCGGCCTCGGTCAGGGCGAGGTGGCCGCCGTGGACGTCGCGGCCCAGGGGCACGAGCACCACGGGGCGGCCGGTGCGCCGCATCGCGTGGCTGAGGCGGGCGAGCAGCGTGGCGTCGACCTCGGCGGCGGTGCCGAACTCGAAAGGCATCTGGTCCTCCTAGTCGTTCCTGTCGTTCTTGTCGTTCTTGTTGTTCTTGTCGTTCTTGTTGTTCTCGCCGTCGTTGTCGTCTCCGGTGTCGTCGGCGTGGTGCTCGCCGGGTTCCTCGGCGTCGGCGGCCCCGCCGGCGGGGCCGGGGTGCAGCAGCGCCCACAGCTCGACGTCGTGGTCGCCGCGCAGCTCCGCGGCCCGGCGCACCAGGTCGACGAAGGCGCGGGCCCGGGGTCGCCCGCCGTCGGCGAGCTGCCGGGCGAGCTGGTCGTCCAGTTCGTCCGGCAGCGGCAGCGACTCGTCCGGGGCGGGGTCGGTGAACAGCTTCTCGGTGACCCGGTCGGCCTGCGCGCCGAGGACCTCGTCGAGCAGCGCGCGGGCCTCGCCGCGCACCACCCCGGTGGCCGTGGCCCAGGTCAGGGCCGGCGCCAGGTCCGCGCGGGCCGCCAGGGGCAGGCGCACGGGGTTGCCGCCGAGTTCGGCGACGAGCAGCTGGACGACGGCCTCGCCGGCCTCGTCGACGTAGTCGACCACCCACTCCGAGGTGCCGAAGGGGTGCAGGGCGCCGACGACGGCGCCCTCGATCTCGAGGGCGTCCAGCGCGGTGGCGTCGTGGGCCAGGGCGGTGTGCAACACGATCTGGCCGCGGTGGACGTGCACGGCGAGGTCGTCGACGGCGTCGGCGAGGTGGTGGTCGCCGGCGACGATGATCACGGCGGCGAAGCCCTCGGTCTCCGCGGCGTCGGTGTACTCGACCACGGCGTGCCCGGCGCGCGCGAGGCGGTCGAAGGTGCCGTGGTAGGCGCGGTGCGGGCGCCCGAGGTAGACCCCGATGCGGATGCGGGGTCCGGGCACTACTTGTTCCTCCGGGCCAGCAGCTCGGCGACGGTCAGGGCCCCGGAGCGCTCGTCGGCGCGGCGGCGGCCGCGGGGCTCGGCGGGCGCCTCGTGGTGGCCGCCGGCGGCCTCGTCGACCGGGGTCTCGGCGGTGCGGTCGGTGCGGTCGGTGCGCTCAGCGTGGTCGGTGCTCTCGGCTCGCCCGGTGCCCTCGGTGCGCCAGGCGTCGGCGCCGGTCCCGGTCGCGGAGTCCCGCCCGGCCTTGCGGGCGGGCCCGGACTGGGCCGCGGTGTCGGTCTCGGGGGCGCGGTGCTGGCCGCGGCGGGGCTGCGGGGCCTCGCCGGCTCCGCCGGTCTTCACGGTCGGCTCGGCGTGCACGGTCGGCTCGGTGGTGGCCGTGGCGGCCGGCTTCTGGGCCTGCGGCTTGGACTGCGCAGCCTGCTGCGGCGCGGGCTGCTGCTTCGGCTGCGTGGACTGCGTCTTGGGCTGCTGCGGCGCGGACTGCGCCGGCTTCGCGGCGCGGGTCGAGGTCGACGTGGCGGCGGCAGCGGCGTCCGCCTGCTTCGCGGCGGGCTCGGCCTGCTGCCGGGCCTGCGCGGGCTCGGCCTGCTGCCGGGTCTGGGACCGGGTCTGCTGCTGGGACGGCTTCACCTGCGCCTGCTGCACCGTGGGCTGCTCGGCCGGCTTGGCCTGCGCCGGGCGCGCGCTCGCACGGGAGGTGGAGGCGGTGTCGTCGTCCTCGCGCAGCAGCTCGGCGAGCTCCGGGGAGATCGACGGGGTGCCGGCGGGCTGGCCGTCCTCGGCGCCGAGGCGCCCGGCGACCGCGTCGACGGACGGGGCGCCGGAGACGTGGCCGGCCTTCTCGCGGTGCTGGGTCTCGGCGGCCGAGGTGGTGGCACCCGAGCCCCAGGGGCCGAAGCCGGAGTCCTGGGCGCGGGTCTCCAGCTCCTGCAGGCGCCAGGCCTGGGCGCGCAGGGCGGCGGGCTCGTACTCGAAGGCCTGGCCGCGCAGATCCTCGATCTGCTGGCGCAGCTCGGCGAGGCTGTCGCGGATCTCCGCGAGCAGCTGCATGTCCTCCTCGCGGAGGTTGACCTCCTTGGCCGGCGCGGGGGCACCGCCGCGGGCGCGCACGGCGTCGGCCTCGGCGGCGCTGCGGGCCTGCTCGGCCTCGCGCAGGTTCTGGGTGTACTCGAGCTCCTTGCGGGCGGTCTCGGCGGCGCGGCGGTAGCGCACCACGAGGAAGAAGCCGATCACGGCGGCCCACAGGGCGGCCAGGAGCGCCAGGCGCAGCGCCACACTGCTGTCGGTCAGGAGCATCACGACGCTGGCGATCAGCGCCAGGGCGACCAGGGCGATGAGCAGCCAGTTGCTGGCGCCGCCCTCCCCCGAGCCGGAGCCGGAGCCGGAACCGGAACCGAGGCCGGAGTCGGAGCCGACGCCGGATTCGGCGCCGCGTGTCTCCGCGCCCGTCGCATCCGCCCGCTCACCTGCGGCGTCCGCACGGCCACGGCGGCCGGGACCGCGGGCGTCGTCGGACACGGCGTCGTCACGCACCCGGTTGATGCGCGCGGTGTCCGCGGCGGCGGGTCCGTGGGTGGCAGCGGAGCCGGTGTCCGGCCCCGGGGTGCCCCATCGCCCGGCCGATCCGGCGGGCGAGTACTCCGTGTCTTCGTGGGCGTTCGGGCGGGTCATGCATTCCAACCTACCGAATGCGCCGGTGGCTTCCCGGGGCGACTCGCCCCGCGGCGGCCCTAGGCGGGCTCGCCGTCGGCGGGCGGGGGTACCTCGCAGGAGCGCTCGAGGAAGACCCCGGCGCCCGAGAGCACCACCCCGCCGAGCGCGCTGGCGACCACGCCGGGGATGTCGGAGGCGGCGGCCACCAGGTCGCCCGCGCGCGGGATGACCCAGGCGGCCATGCCCGCATAGAGCCCGCCGATGACCGCACCGGTCCACGCCGAGGCCTTGCCGATGACCAGGAACTGCGCGGCGGTGATCGGGTTGAGCTGCGAGCGGTCCTGGCCGATGCGCCCGTCCTTGCGCCGGGCGCGCACCTTGACCGCGATGACCAGGCAGACGACGGCCATCACCCACAGCGTGATGGAGACGGCCACGGGCACCGAGGCCATGGAGCCGTAGAAGCGCCAGGTGGCGATGAGCGTCATCGCGGCGATGAAGCCGCCGACGGCGATCAGCGCGGGGATCGAGGTGCGTTTCACGGGCGCTCACCGCCGTCCGCGCCGGCCGCGTCCGAGCCCGTGGCGTCCGCGCCGTCCGCGTCCGAGCCGGCGCCCTCCTCCAGCGCCCCGCGCCGGTGCACCCCGTCGACCTCGGCGGCGTCGAGCTCGCCGACCCACCCACGCACCGCGCGCCCCGCCAGCTCGGCGTCCGGCTCGATCTCGAGCCAGGGCACGAGCACGAAGGCCCGGTGGAAGGCGTGCGGGTGCGGCAGGGTGAGCACGGGGTCGTCGGAGCGCACCTCGGCGCCGTCGCGGATGACCTGCACGATGTCGACGTCCAGGGTGCGCGGGCCCCAACGGCGCACCCGCACGCGCTCGGCGTCGGCCTCGAGCCCCTGGCCGAAGGCGAGCAGTTCGCCGGGGCTGCGGGTGGTCTCGACGACGAGGGTGGCGTTGAGGAACTCGTCCTGGTCCTCCACGCCCCACGGCGCGGTCGAGTAGATCGAGGAGGCGGCGACCAGCCGGATGTCCCCGCTCGCGCGGATGGCGGCGGGCACCGTGCGCAAGAGCGCCAGGCGATCGTCCATGTTCGAGCCGATGGAGAGCACCGCGCGGATCATCGGCGCGCCTCCCCCGACGGCGTGCCTTCCTGGCCCTTTGCCGACGTCCCGCCTACCTGCGTGCTTGCCGACGTCCCGCGCGCCTGCGTGCTTGCCGACGTCGCGCGCGCCGGCGCCGCGCGCAGCGCGGCGCCGTGGGCCTTGCGGGAGCGGCGGGCGACCACCGCGACGTCGTCAAACGTCAGCGGGATCGGCGCGGCCGGCTTGTGCACGGTGACCTCGACGGCGTGCAGCTCGGCGAAGCGCTCCATGGCCGCCGAGGCGATGCGCCCGGCGACGGCCTCGATGAGGTCGAGCGGCTCGCCGGTGACGACGTCGTGGGCGATCTGGGCGAGCTCCGCGTAGTTGACGGTGTCGTTGAGGTCGTCGCTCTCCGAGGCGGCCGTGAGGTCCAGCCAGCAGACGAGGTCGACGATGAAGTCCTGGCCCAGGCGGCGCTCCTCGGGCAGCACGCCGTGGCGGCCGCGCACACGCAGCCCGGTCAGTTCGATGCGGTCGGCCATTGCGGGTCCTTCCTGGTCTCGGTCTTTCCTTGCCTCAGATCTTGCCTTGTCCCGGCGCCCCGGCGCCCCGGCGCACCCGGGCGGCCGGTGCGCGCCAGACTCAGGCGCGGGCGTCGGGCAGCTTCAGGCCACCGGCGACGGGGCGGCGGGCGTGCCAGTTGGCGGCGACGTCGACGGCGTCGCGCGAGACGACGACGTCGTGGACGCGCACGCCCCAGGCGCCCAACTGCGCGGAGATCGCCGTGACGGCGGCGGTGGCCGGGTCGGCGTCCAGCGGGGTGTGGGCCAGGCCCCGGTCGGCGCGCACGCCGGTGAGGAAGCGCTTGCGGCTGGCGCCGACGAGCAGCGGGAACTCGCCGTCGATGAACTCGGGCAGCGCGCCGAGCAGCGCCCAGTTGTCCTCGGCGGACTTGGCGAAGCCGAGGCCCGGGTCGAGCACGATGTTGTCGTGGTCGACGCCGGCGGCCAGCGCCTTGTCCACCAGGCGGGCGAGCGTGGCGTGCACGTCGGCGACCACGTCGCCGCCGTGGTCGGCCTGCCCGGCGGCGTCGCCGAACTGGACGGTCTTCCAGTGCATCAGGCACACCGGCAGGTCGGTCTCGGCCATCACGGCGAACATGTCCGGGTCGGCCAGGCCGCCGGAGACGTCGTTGATCATGTCCACGCCGGCCTCGGCGGCGGCCCGGGCGGTCGAGGCGCGCATGGTGTCCACGGAGGTGCGGATGCCCTCCTCGGAAAGCGCCTTGATCACCGGGGCGACGCGGTCGCGCTCGACGTCCGCGGGCACGCGGTGGGCGCCGGGGCGGGTGGACTCACCGCCGACGTCGATCATGTCGGCGCCCTCGGCGACCAGGCGGTGGGCCTGGTCGAGGGCGGCCTGCGGGTCGAGGTAGCGCCCGCCGTCGGAGAACGAGTCCTCCGTGACGTTGACGATGCCCATCACGAGGCAGCGGTCGGGGACGGTGAGGTCGGAGACACGGACCATGGGGTCTGGGGGTTCCTTTCGCAAAGGCCGGACGTCTTCGCCCTCCGAGCCTAGGCGGCGCGGGGCGCACGCCCAGCGACCGACCTGCCGTGGCGCCGCTCCCCTGCGCGGGGCGGCCACCGCACCCCGGCGCGGGCCGACGACGGCACCCGGGCGCGGGCCGGCCACCGCACCCCGGCGCGGGGCGCCTAGCCGCGGATCAGGCTGAGCGCCTCGGCGCGCGAGGCGGAGTTGCGCTGGAAGCCGCCGCGCACGGCGGAGGTGGTGGTCACAGCACCCGGCTTGCGGATGCCGCGCATGGCCATGCACAGGTGCTCGCACTCGATGACCACGATGACC includes these proteins:
- a CDS encoding pantoate--beta-alanine ligase; the encoded protein is MPFEFGTAAEVDATLLARLSHAMRRTGRPVVLVPLGRDVHGGHLALTEAAHRLRGAVTVVAVDGEAALDAEPGTSASETETPDLRARLAACGADAVFHLPADDPALTGRTRVLPVDRGLEPVGERGRELTRILALLGASQATDVFIGEKDYELLVDVQHAVTDLHLPVHVHGFPTVRMPDGLALSLRNAQVPPEMRERAIALSAALTAGAHVAEDGAEAVLETAGAVLKAAGVEPEYLELRSHLLGEPPAEGDARLLVAARFGEVRLTDNVGVPLGVGFRGLAEQSG
- the folP gene encoding dihydropteroate synthase; this translates as MVRVSDLTVPDRCLVMGIVNVTEDSFSDGGRYLDPQAALDQAHRLVAEGADMIDVGGESTRPGAHRVPADVERDRVAPVIKALSEEGIRTSVDTMRASTARAAAEAGVDMINDVSGGLADPDMFAVMAETDLPVCLMHWKTVQFGDAAGQADHGGDVVADVHATLARLVDKALAAGVDHDNIVLDPGLGFAKSAEDNWALLGALPEFIDGEFPLLVGASRKRFLTGVRADRGLAHTPLDADPATAAVTAISAQLGAWGVRVHDVVVSRDAVDVAANWHARRPVAGGLKLPDARA
- a CDS encoding DUF6779 domain-containing protein — encoded protein: MTRPNAHEDTEYSPAGSAGRWGTPGPDTGSAATHGPAAADTARINRVRDDAVSDDARGPGRRGRADAAGERADATGAETRGAESGVGSDSGLGSGSGSGSGSGEGGASNWLLIALVALALIASVVMLLTDSSVALRLALLAALWAAVIGFFLVVRYRRAAETARKELEYTQNLREAEQARSAAEADAVRARGGAPAPAKEVNLREEDMQLLAEIRDSLAELRQQIEDLRGQAFEYEPAALRAQAWRLQELETRAQDSGFGPWGSGATTSAAETQHREKAGHVSGAPSVDAVAGRLGAEDGQPAGTPSISPELAELLREDDDTASTSRASARPAQAKPAEQPTVQQAQVKPSQQQTRSQTRQQAEPAQARQQAEPAAKQADAAAAATSTSTRAAKPAQSAPQQPKTQSTQPKQQPAPQQAAQSKPQAQKPAATATTEPTVHAEPTVKTGGAGEAPQPRRGQHRAPETDTAAQSGPARKAGRDSATGTGADAWRTEGTGRAESTDHAERTDRTDRTAETPVDEAAGGHHEAPAEPRGRRRADERSGALTVAELLARRNK
- a CDS encoding DUF3180 domain-containing protein, whose amino-acid sequence is MKRTSIPALIAVGGFIAAMTLIATWRFYGSMASVPVAVSITLWVMAVVCLVIAVKVRARRKDGRIGQDRSQLNPITAAQFLVIGKASAWTGAVIGGLYAGMAAWVIPRAGDLVAAASDIPGVVASALGGVVLSGAGVFLERSCEVPPPADGEPA
- the lysS gene encoding lysine--tRNA ligase, whose product is MTDAKDPKNVAAEGGSDLPEQQRVRREKRARLLSEGTEAYPVEVARTGSIREVRERYRVLGADEEKTGAEGVVELAPGEETDEVVSLVGRLMFMRNTGKLCFATLQEGDGTQIQAMLSLAEVGKDALDAWKADADLGDFISVTGRVVASRRGELSVMATAWQMASKALRPLPVSFAEMAEDTRVRHRYTDLIMREAARRNALTRIKVMRALRDYLEGEGFLEVETPMLQTLHGGAAARPFVTHSNALDIDLYLRIAPELYLKRCVVGGIERVFEVNRNFRNEGVDSSHSPEFAMLETYQAYGTYETGAKLIKGLIQSVARAVFGTEKVTLADGTEYDFGGEWKVLEMYPSLNEALARKFPGQPEVTVDSTVEELREIADAIGLEWPENGGWGHGKFVEEIWEHLCSDQLYEPTFVKDFPVETSPLTRDHRSKPRVTEKWDLYVRGFELATGYSELVDPVIQRERFEDQARLAAAGDDEAMRLDEDFLAAMEQGMPPTSGNGMGIDRLLMALTGLGIRETVLFPLVKPEA